Proteins encoded by one window of Apus apus isolate bApuApu2 chromosome 17, bApuApu2.pri.cur, whole genome shotgun sequence:
- the MRPL58 gene encoding peptidyl-tRNA hydrolase ICT1, mitochondrial: MAAQTLRGLWRGRPGLLSTRFSQWAAGTEYRSAYSLDRLYPPRRDGGAAEQTQPAALDIPMARLTVSYSRSSGPGGQHVNKVNTKAEVRFHLASADWIPEAVREKMASMHRNKINRAGELIVSSEESRYQMRNLAICLEKIRTMVTEATEKPKVVSKETTQKLIERVEKMNRERLRQKKMHSDKKQSRKADLD; the protein is encoded by the exons ATGGCGGCGCAGACGCTGCGGGGCCTGTGGCGGGGCCGGCCGGGGCTTCTCAGCACCCGGTTCTCGCAGTGGGCCGCCGGGACCGAGTACCGCAGCGCCTACAGCCTGGACAGGCTGTACCCGCCGCGCCGGGACGGCGGGGCCGCG GAGCAGACGCAGCCGGCTGCCCTCGATATCCCCATGG CTCGTCTGACCGTGTCCTACAGCCGGAGCAGCGGCCCAGGAGGGCAACACGTTAATAAAG TGAACACCAAGGCTGAAGTTCGGTTCCACCTGGCGTCAGCAGACTGGATCCCAGAGGCTGTGAGGGAAAAAATGGCATCAATG CACAGGAACAAGATAAACCGAGCTGGGGAGCTGATCGTGAGCTCTGAGGAGAGTCGTTACCAGATGAGGAACTTGGCCATTTGCCTGGAAAAAATCAGAACCATGGTGACAGAGGCTACTGAGAAACCCAAGGTGGTGTCTAAGGAGACGACACAGAAGCTGATAGAGAG GGTGGAAAAAATGAACCGGGAACGACTGCGACAGAAGAAGATGCACTCGGAtaaaaaacagagcaggaagGCAGACTTGGACTGA